A window of Aliarcobacter trophiarum LMG 25534 contains these coding sequences:
- a CDS encoding sce7726 family protein, translating to MNINKNEFDTMPTMKLNELKEAERIKISLLKYIYKSTKGRYIAVPEVSLPNSIIDILVTNGDIHIYEIKSKADSLVRLEKQISDYKKFAHKVTVVADEKFISKLDTLDFMDGVGVISVSSRYGLTHIRDSRKFEVGKNFYLAYWSPIELRESLRDFEQWYKYSSHEAYNKILEVLTEDELRKVTLFRLKEKYIREHLKRQDYIEKKDYERALLSRFKDLEDMGITPLKYLPAYIFKDFN from the coding sequence ATGAATATAAACAAGAATGAATTTGATACAATGCCAACCATGAAATTAAATGAGTTAAAAGAAGCAGAAAGAATTAAAATATCTTTATTGAAATATATTTATAAATCTACAAAAGGTAGATATATAGCTGTACCTGAGGTATCACTACCAAATAGTATTATAGATATATTAGTAACAAATGGAGATATTCACATATATGAGATAAAATCAAAAGCTGATTCTTTAGTTAGGCTAGAAAAACAGATAAGCGATTATAAAAAATTTGCACATAAAGTTACAGTAGTTGCAGATGAAAAGTTTATTAGCAAACTTGATACTTTAGATTTTATGGATGGAGTTGGAGTCATATCTGTTAGCAGTAGATATGGACTTACTCATATTAGAGATAGTAGAAAATTTGAAGTGGGTAAAAATTTTTATTTAGCCTATTGGAGTCCTATTGAATTAAGAGAAAGTTTAAGAGATTTTGAGCAATGGTATAAATACTCAAGTCATGAAGCATATAACAAAATTTTAGAAGTTCTAACAGAAGATGAACTTAGAAAAGTAACTTTATTTAGATTAAAAGAAAAGTATATAAGAGAACATTTAAAAAGACAAGATTATATCGAAAAAAAAGATTATGAAAGAGCTTTACTCTCAAGATTTAAAGATTTGGAAGATATGGGAATTACCCCTCTAAAATATCTTCCAGCCTATATCTTTAAAGATTTTAATTAA
- a CDS encoding TniQ family protein, protein MKILIEPQIYNNEILSSWLIRSSIINGSEPSSWATMIFNDNKFWSKDPDRFIEDEEVHKLVKGCNKSFQELKNMTLEPLYKKIIGNDKLNYKKAWTFIISTGQRGTYRRNGTYFCPLCLKNEKEFSLRREFRLAWNTSCSIHKINLLQKCQKCETNFTPYKITFDEAKPFLCTNCEYDLRESNMKRANEEVYIFQEKLNNAIFNENIDKKFPLIELNLEELFKTLRILLSFLRALMKTNKSTTFLKKLNLEHLKKQLEEIKTSDNFEDMELKAREFYLLLVSRLFSLKIEDIKKIFEELDFTYKLVAKQSTLSSKTIDYITKNLKVNSKNKDVVSTKEITPKSKEEVKILLEELKSCL, encoded by the coding sequence ATGAAAATACTAATTGAACCTCAAATCTACAATAATGAAATTTTAAGCTCTTGGCTTATTAGAAGCTCTATTATAAATGGTAGTGAACCTAGCAGTTGGGCTACTATGATTTTTAATGATAATAAATTTTGGAGTAAAGACCCTGATAGATTTATTGAAGATGAAGAGGTTCATAAACTTGTAAAAGGTTGTAATAAATCTTTTCAAGAATTAAAAAATATGACACTAGAACCTCTTTATAAAAAAATAATTGGTAATGATAAGCTAAATTATAAAAAGGCTTGGACTTTTATAATTAGTACGGGGCAACGAGGTACTTATAGAAGAAATGGAACATATTTTTGCCCATTATGCTTAAAAAATGAAAAAGAATTCAGCTTAAGAAGAGAATTTAGATTAGCATGGAACACTTCTTGTTCAATTCATAAAATAAATCTACTTCAAAAATGCCAAAAATGTGAGACAAACTTTACTCCATATAAAATTACATTCGATGAAGCTAAACCATTTTTATGTACTAATTGTGAATATGACTTGCGAGAATCTAATATGAAAAGAGCAAATGAAGAGGTCTATATTTTCCAAGAAAAATTAAACAATGCCATTTTTAACGAAAATATAGATAAAAAATTTCCCTTGATTGAGTTAAACCTAGAAGAACTATTTAAAACTTTAAGAATTTTACTATCTTTTTTAAGAGCTTTGATGAAAACAAACAAAAGCACAACTTTTCTAAAAAAACTAAATTTAGAACATCTTAAAAAACAACTAGAAGAGATTAAAACCTCAGATAATTTTGAAGATATGGAATTAAAAGCTAGAGAATTTTACTTACTTTTAGTTTCAAGACTATTCAGCCTAAAAATAGAAGATATAAAAAAGATTTTTGAAGAATTAGATTTTACATATAAATTAGTAGCTAAACAAAGTACTCTATCTTCAAAAACAATAGACTATATTACTAAAAATCTTAAAGTAAATTCAAAAAATAAAGATGTAGTTAGTACCAAAGAAATTACTCCAAAAAGTAAAGAAGAGGTGAAAATTTTATTAGAGGAACTAAAATCTTGTCTGTAA
- a CDS encoding TniB family NTP-binding protein gives MKEYKHLNQETIDILFSSKDDKLFYLESPIFIDYPRTKELMQIFEQMMKTPKRPRMPNLLLIGEPNIGKTSILNKFYNKYSSEELEDENGYSIPYRPVILATAHTKASEKDLYIAILEAFYTYHNPNNTLAQLRHQMFSLMNECKVNLLIIDEIHHFLNGTPAQQRDVIQALKNIGTKLQIPIIGVGIKDAALILGTDPQLSSRFDIIRLDSWELDTSFRGLVKAFEKYLPLEKPSNLAEQDKCTLLYNISQGNLGDLHKLIVACSKYAIEHNFEEITIDIIKKFKDFKPTSRLVPREIKLKS, from the coding sequence ATGAAAGAATATAAACATCTAAATCAAGAGACTATTGATATATTATTTTCAAGCAAAGATGATAAATTATTTTATTTGGAAAGCCCAATTTTTATAGATTATCCTAGAACAAAAGAACTTATGCAAATTTTTGAACAAATGATGAAAACTCCAAAAAGACCTAGAATGCCAAATTTATTATTAATTGGAGAACCAAATATAGGTAAAACATCTATTTTAAATAAGTTTTATAATAAATATAGTTCTGAAGAACTTGAAGATGAAAATGGTTATAGTATTCCTTATAGACCAGTTATTTTAGCAACAGCTCATACAAAAGCTAGTGAAAAAGATTTATATATTGCTATATTAGAAGCATTCTATACCTACCATAATCCTAATAATACATTGGCACAATTAAGACACCAGATGTTTTCACTAATGAATGAGTGTAAAGTTAATTTACTTATAATTGATGAAATTCATCATTTCTTAAATGGTACTCCAGCTCAACAAAGAGATGTTATTCAAGCTCTAAAGAATATTGGAACAAAACTTCAAATACCAATTATAGGTGTAGGAATTAAAGATGCAGCTTTAATTTTAGGAACAGACCCTCAATTAAGTAGTAGATTTGATATTATAAGGCTAGACTCATGGGAGTTAGACACTTCTTTTAGGGGACTTGTAAAAGCTTTTGAAAAATATTTACCATTGGAAAAACCATCTAATTTGGCAGAACAAGATAAATGTACACTACTTTATAATATTTCACAAGGTAATTTAGGAGATTTACATAAATTAATTGTAGCTTGTTCAAAATATGCAATAGAACATAATTTTGAAGAAATTACTATTGATATAATAAAAAAATTCAAAGATTTTAAACCAACAAGTAGATTAGTTCCTAGAGAGATTAAATTAAAATCATGA
- a CDS encoding Mu transposase C-terminal domain-containing protein, producing MLNKETSIKLDRSRIDIKPNSYVQYKKSVYKITQILNFDEVVGTNTKTKKAELLPIKDLSSIESDKNINAESISKDINNIEDEEYLEAQRRYKAILPLLEKKLSRQEAVQYSKNLGIHFTTLYRWQEKYKSTGTILGLISNKVGVRKGSKRLDSEIEIIIRKIIENYYLTIQKPSIQSVVNKVLSECKRLNIVAPHSNTIRNRINEVSEYEKLLKHGSRGLAKTKYEPAPNKFEADYPLQLIEIDHTPCDIILVDDEHRLPIGRPWITLAIDIYSRMIVGYYLSMNAPSVTSVGMCVSNAILPKDLLLSKFDINSNWNVWGYPETIHVDNGADFRADAVKRAGLAHGINIEFRPVGRANFGGHIERVIGTLMHEIHNLPGTTFSNIKQRGEYNSDANASMTFSEFEKWILTFITKIYHKRIHSSLSLSPEQQWEEGLFADESGIGFIQKPSNNSSIILDFLPIYERTIQKNGVNIEGLNYYDHVLRTKINQMENGKKKQFIFKRDPRDISYIWFYEETTQEYFKINVANQNMPSMTAWEFDLIKTELKNKGLKRVNQDAILEAREELHKQIEQSVKSSKKARRDSQRLKNKNIELKEQEQRINQNTSINIKQTENNFSKNESFWEDDIPDF from the coding sequence ATGTTAAATAAAGAAACTAGTATAAAACTAGACAGAAGCAGAATCGATATAAAACCAAATTCTTATGTTCAATATAAAAAGTCTGTTTATAAAATTACTCAAATTCTAAATTTTGACGAAGTTGTTGGTACAAATACAAAGACTAAAAAAGCTGAACTTTTACCAATTAAAGATTTATCCTCAATTGAATCAGATAAAAATATAAATGCTGAATCAATATCAAAAGACATAAATAATATTGAAGATGAAGAATATTTAGAAGCTCAAAGAAGATATAAAGCAATCTTACCTCTTTTGGAAAAAAAACTATCAAGGCAAGAAGCTGTTCAATACTCAAAAAACTTAGGCATACATTTTACAACATTATATAGGTGGCAAGAGAAATACAAATCAACAGGAACAATTCTAGGTCTTATTTCAAACAAAGTTGGAGTAAGAAAAGGTTCTAAAAGATTAGATTCTGAAATTGAAATAATAATAAGAAAAATCATAGAAAACTACTATCTTACAATCCAAAAACCATCAATTCAATCAGTTGTAAATAAAGTTTTATCAGAATGTAAAAGATTAAATATTGTAGCTCCTCATTCAAATACTATTAGAAATAGAATAAATGAAGTATCAGAATATGAAAAATTATTAAAACATGGAAGTAGAGGTTTAGCTAAAACTAAATATGAACCTGCTCCAAATAAATTTGAAGCAGATTACCCTTTACAACTTATTGAAATAGACCACACTCCTTGTGATATTATTTTAGTTGATGATGAACATAGACTACCTATAGGAAGACCTTGGATTACTCTTGCAATTGACATTTATAGTAGAATGATAGTTGGTTATTATTTATCAATGAATGCACCTAGTGTGACATCTGTTGGAATGTGTGTATCAAATGCTATTTTACCTAAAGATTTATTATTAAGTAAATTTGATATTAACTCAAATTGGAATGTTTGGGGTTATCCAGAGACAATTCATGTTGATAATGGTGCAGATTTTAGGGCAGATGCAGTCAAAAGAGCTGGTTTAGCACATGGAATTAATATAGAATTTAGACCTGTAGGAAGAGCAAATTTTGGTGGACACATTGAAAGAGTAATAGGAACTTTAATGCATGAAATTCATAATTTACCAGGTACTACTTTCTCAAATATAAAACAAAGAGGAGAATACAATTCTGATGCAAATGCTAGTATGACATTTTCTGAATTTGAGAAATGGATACTTACATTTATAACTAAAATATATCACAAAAGAATTCACAGTAGCCTTTCTCTATCACCAGAACAACAATGGGAAGAAGGTCTATTTGCAGATGAGTCTGGAATAGGATTTATTCAAAAACCAAGCAATAATAGTAGTATTATTTTAGATTTTTTACCAATTTATGAAAGAACTATACAAAAAAATGGTGTTAATATTGAAGGTTTAAATTATTATGACCATGTATTAAGAACAAAGATAAATCAAATGGAAAATGGTAAGAAAAAACAATTTATATTTAAAAGAGACCCTAGGGATATTAGTTATATTTGGTTTTACGAAGAAACTACACAAGAGTATTTTAAAATAAATGTTGCAAATCAGAATATGCCATCTATGACTGCTTGGGAATTTGATTTAATAAAAACAGAATTAAAGAATAAAGGGTTAAAAAGAGTAAATCAAGATGCAATTTTAGAAGCAAGAGAAGAGCTACATAAACAAATAGAACAATCTGTAAAAAGTAGCAAAAAGGCAAGAAGAGATAGTCAAAGATTAAAAAATAAAAATATTGAATTAAAAGAACAAGAGCAAAGAATAAATCAGAATACTAGTATTAATATCAAACAGACAGAGAATAATTTTTCTAAAAATGAAAGTTTTTGGGAAGATGATATTCCAGATTTCTAA
- a CDS encoding TnsA endonuclease N-terminal domain-containing protein: MRISMKNRKIGYTYSSVSGHYAFRKEKSIAFESTLERDLLTILEFNSSVFDVTEQPITIEYINKNSREVTYTPDFLVLFNDPNELTNITSVSRKPLLIEVKPRDILIKKWNILKPKFQIATKYAKSNDMKFKIFDETRIRTPYLKRIQLLNRYKNMETEWWWKEWVFIGLEALGGHSTIDELVVFKFRGGVLDRKLATGVIYHLIANKILNADISQRLDFQTKIWINYEHPSYINFLEEK; this comes from the coding sequence TTGAGAATTTCTATGAAAAATAGAAAAATTGGATACACATACAGTAGTGTATCTGGTCATTATGCTTTTAGAAAAGAAAAAAGCATTGCTTTTGAATCTACACTAGAGAGAGATTTATTAACTATTTTAGAATTCAACTCTAGTGTTTTTGATGTAACAGAACAACCTATCACTATAGAATATATAAATAAAAATTCAAGAGAAGTAACATATACACCTGATTTTTTAGTTCTATTTAATGACCCAAATGAACTTACAAATATAACAAGCGTTAGCAGAAAGCCTTTGCTGATTGAAGTAAAACCTAGAGATATATTAATAAAGAAATGGAATATTTTAAAACCTAAATTCCAAATTGCTACAAAATATGCAAAATCAAATGATATGAAATTCAAAATATTTGATGAAACTAGAATTAGAACTCCTTATTTAAAAAGAATTCAGCTATTAAATAGATATAAAAATATGGAAACTGAATGGTGGTGGAAAGAATGGGTTTTTATTGGTTTAGAAGCACTAGGAGGTCATTCAACAATAGATGAATTGGTAGTATTTAAATTTAGAGGTGGAGTTCTAGATAGAAAACTGGCAACAGGAGTAATCTACCATTTGATTGCAAATAAAATTTTAAATGCTGATATAAGTCAAAGATTAGATTTTCAGACAAAAATATGGATTAATTATGAGCATCCTAGCTATATTAATTTTTTAGAGGAGAAATAA
- a CDS encoding ATP-binding protein, translated as MRIVALFTSNVSGSSNAKMGEVALSNHGVLFFDELPHFPSNILEALREPLEDNKILISRVNSKILYETKFIFVSAMNPCPCGNKLSSMKECRCSDFEIQRYKNRLSEPFLDRIDLYVVMNDSFSDNKNVVGSQELHESVIKAFQRQKNRGQKELNGKLSDKDIKKYCILDDESHEILEKARVNYALSFRSINKVLKVARTIADINEHEIIQKGDLLKSLNFRKR; from the coding sequence ATGCGAATAGTAGCATTATTTACTAGTAATGTCAGTGGAAGCTCAAATGCAAAAATGGGTGAAGTGGCTTTAAGTAATCATGGAGTTCTATTCTTTGATGAGTTGCCACACTTTCCTAGCAATATTTTAGAAGCTTTAAGAGAGCCACTTGAAGATAATAAAATATTAATTTCAAGAGTAAATAGTAAGATTTTGTATGAGACAAAATTTATTTTTGTAAGTGCTATGAATCCATGCCCTTGTGGAAATAAACTGTCAAGTATGAAAGAGTGTAGATGTAGCGATTTTGAAATCCAAAGATATAAAAATCGACTTAGTGAGCCATTTTTAGACAGGATTGACTTATATGTTGTTATGAATGATAGTTTTAGTGATAATAAAAATGTTGTAGGCTCACAAGAACTTCATGAAAGTGTAATAAAAGCATTTCAAAGACAAAAAAATAGAGGTCAAAAGGAGTTAAATGGGAAATTAAGTGATAAGGATATAAAAAAATATTGTATTTTAGATGATGAGAGCCATGAAATACTTGAAAAAGCTAGAGTAAACTATGCATTATCATTTAGAAGTATAAATAAAGTTTTAAAAGTAGCAAGAACAATAGCAGATATAAATGAACATGAAATTATTCAAAAAGGTGATTTACTAAAAAGTTTAAATTTTAGAAAAAGATAG
- a CDS encoding putative Na+/H+ antiporter, with amino-acid sequence MSASTLQIIAVTIFVIAIIHIFSVKYFEHLAHRSEKHSGLLHLLGEIEVVFGIWAMVLVIFMFIFLGKDETMEYVNNRNYVETMFVFVIMVIAATRPILNTVLSLVKKVSNILPLKGATAFYFVVMFLVPLLGSLITEPAAMTLAALILSDKLFSQGISNKLKYVTLGTLFINISVGGTLTNFAAPPILMVAKTWEWDTLFMFTTFGWKAMIITFINTILIIVLFYKELSSINIRTTVSDRERIPYIIVLVHFVFLFLVVYFGHYPAFFMSIFLLFLGVTYAYQQYQDRLMLREGLLVAFFLGGLVILGGQQEWWLKDIISNMSNTEAFLGAVTLGAFTDNAAITYLGSLVLGLSEEFKYYLVAGAVTGGGLTIIANAPNPAGAAILKSHFPDNSIDPRFLALGAIVPTLIASLCFIYL; translated from the coding sequence ATGTCAGCATCAACACTGCAAATTATCGCAGTTACTATTTTTGTAATAGCAATTATTCACATTTTTTCAGTTAAATATTTTGAACATTTAGCACATAGAAGTGAGAAGCACTCTGGGCTTTTACATCTTCTAGGAGAGATTGAGGTTGTATTTGGTATTTGGGCTATGGTTTTAGTTATATTTATGTTTATATTTTTGGGAAAAGATGAGACCATGGAGTATGTAAATAATAGAAATTATGTAGAGACAATGTTTGTATTTGTAATTATGGTTATTGCAGCAACAAGACCTATTTTAAATACAGTATTATCCTTGGTAAAGAAAGTATCAAATATTTTACCACTCAAAGGAGCTACTGCCTTTTATTTTGTTGTAATGTTTTTAGTTCCTCTTTTGGGTTCTTTAATCACAGAACCAGCTGCTATGACACTTGCAGCTCTTATTTTAAGTGATAAACTTTTTTCTCAAGGTATTTCAAATAAGTTAAAATATGTAACATTAGGAACTTTATTTATAAATATCTCTGTAGGTGGAACCTTGACAAATTTTGCAGCACCTCCTATACTTATGGTTGCAAAAACTTGGGAGTGGGATACTCTTTTTATGTTTACAACTTTTGGTTGGAAGGCTATGATTATTACATTTATTAATACAATATTGATTATAGTTCTATTTTATAAAGAGCTTTCAAGTATAAATATAAGAACAACAGTTAGTGATAGAGAGAGAATACCATATATTATAGTATTGGTTCACTTTGTATTCCTTTTCTTAGTAGTATATTTTGGGCACTATCCAGCATTTTTTATGAGTATATTTTTGTTGTTTTTAGGAGTTACTTACGCTTATCAACAATATCAAGATAGATTGATGCTTCGAGAGGGTCTTTTAGTTGCATTTTTCTTAGGTGGTTTGGTAATATTAGGTGGTCAGCAAGAGTGGTGGCTAAAAGATATTATCTCAAATATGAGTAACACAGAAGCATTTTTAGGAGCTGTAACATTAGGAGCATTTACAGATAATGCTGCTATTACATATTTAGGTTCTTTGGTTTTAGGTTTGAGTGAAGAGTTTAAGTATTATTTGGTTGCCGGAGCAGTTACTGGCGGGGGATTGACTATTATTGCAAATGCACCAAATCCAGCTGGTGCTGCTATTCTTAAAAGTCATTTTCCAGATAATTCAATAGACCCTAGGTTTTTAGCATTAGGAGCAATAGTTCCTACACTTATTGCTAGTTTATGTTTTATATATTTATAA
- the thiI gene encoding tRNA uracil 4-sulfurtransferase ThiI, whose amino-acid sequence MIEKEIETQKFIVKYFTEIMIKGDRAKKQMLNQLLMNLQKISKEISDEIVLKKFFDKIELVTPLKYAASLKEKLLQTSGIDQVLEAIQINEMDSLDKIKVEVNRYMANTIIDKTFVVRAKRVGTQDFKSIDIEQTVGGYMLAHNNTRGVDLRNAEVTIKLELEHNKLNIITEKYKGLGGFPLGAQGEILSLMSGGFDSTVASYLSIKRGLKTHFVFFNLGGIAHEIGVKQVSWYLWNKFASSHRVSFITIPFEDVVGQIFKDISPSYMGVMLKRLMIKAAQEVAKNMSIDAIITGESVAQVSSQTLRNLSLIDSASDMLILRPLAFMSKPEIIDIATKIGTKKFAEAMPEYCGVISQNPVTHGSFDRVEKEAKKFDYTVLDIAIKNAKIKNIDEVLDDVCEVGSLEVVSSVGENEIIIDIRQSEDSFNHQTNVLKIPFYNLKKEFKKLDNSKTYLLYCDKGVLSQLHGQYLKDEEKYTNIKVFRP is encoded by the coding sequence ATGATAGAAAAAGAGATAGAAACACAAAAATTTATAGTTAAATATTTTACAGAAATTATGATTAAAGGGGATAGAGCAAAAAAACAGATGCTTAATCAACTTCTAATGAATTTACAAAAAATTTCAAAAGAGATTTCAGATGAGATAGTTTTAAAAAAGTTTTTTGATAAAATTGAGCTAGTTACACCTTTAAAGTATGCAGCAAGTTTAAAAGAGAAGCTTTTACAAACTTCTGGAATAGATCAAGTTTTAGAAGCTATACAGATAAATGAAATGGATAGTTTAGATAAGATAAAAGTTGAAGTAAACAGATATATGGCTAATACAATAATAGACAAAACATTTGTTGTACGGGCAAAAAGAGTGGGAACTCAAGATTTTAAATCTATTGATATTGAGCAAACTGTTGGTGGCTATATGTTAGCACACAACAATACAAGAGGTGTTGATTTAAGGAATGCTGAAGTTACTATAAAACTTGAATTAGAACACAATAAATTAAATATTATTACGGAAAAATATAAAGGATTAGGTGGGTTTCCTTTAGGAGCTCAAGGTGAAATTTTATCTTTGATGTCAGGTGGATTTGACTCAACTGTTGCTTCATATTTATCTATTAAAAGAGGATTGAAAACACACTTTGTATTTTTTAATCTAGGTGGAATTGCTCATGAAATAGGAGTTAAGCAAGTATCATGGTATCTTTGGAATAAATTTGCTTCTTCTCACAGAGTCTCATTTATTACTATTCCTTTTGAAGATGTTGTAGGGCAAATTTTTAAAGATATAAGTCCTTCATATATGGGAGTTATGCTAAAAAGACTTATGATAAAAGCTGCACAAGAAGTAGCAAAAAATATGAGTATAGATGCAATAATAACAGGTGAGAGTGTAGCTCAAGTTTCAAGCCAAACCTTAAGAAACCTAAGTTTAATAGATAGTGCTAGTGATATGTTGATTTTAAGACCTTTAGCATTTATGAGTAAACCAGAGATTATAGATATTGCAACAAAAATTGGTACAAAGAAATTTGCAGAAGCAATGCCTGAGTATTGTGGAGTAATATCTCAAAATCCAGTAACTCATGGTAGTTTTGATAGGGTAGAAAAAGAGGCAAAGAAGTTTGATTATACGGTTTTGGATATTGCTATAAAAAATGCAAAAATCAAAAATATCGATGAGGTCTTAGATGATGTTTGTGAAGTTGGAAGTTTGGAAGTTGTATCTAGTGTTGGTGAAAATGAGATAATAATTGATATAAGACAGAGTGAAGATAGTTTTAATCATCAAACAAATGTACTTAAAATACCATTTTATAATCTAAAAAAAGAGTTTAAAAAACTTGATAATTCAAAAACATATCTTTTATATTGTGATAAAGGAGTTTTAAGCCAACTTCATGGACAATATTTAAAAGATGAAGAGAAATATACAAATATTAAGGTTTTTAGACCTTAA
- a CDS encoding exodeoxyribonuclease III — MTKRYKFISWNVNGIRAVDKKEALKWIDNIDIDLLGIQETKSQKDQIPKSIFEKEFSFKMASQSAIKGRSGTALFSDIVVDFECNCPSVDILDEGRINEIHFSLKDKNIAFFNVYFPNGQSSQERLDYKMEFYDRFLEHCEKLKKDGKSIIVCGDVNTAHEEIDIARPKANENTSGFLKIERDWITKFLNHGYIDTFRLVNGDLKDKYSWWSYRANARQNNVGWRIDYFYVSSDLKDFVKDAYILDDIMGSDHCPIALEIEI; from the coding sequence ATGACAAAAAGATATAAATTTATCTCATGGAATGTAAATGGAATAAGAGCAGTTGATAAAAAAGAGGCTCTAAAATGGATAGATAACATAGATATTGATTTACTAGGAATTCAAGAAACAAAATCACAAAAAGACCAAATACCTAAATCTATATTTGAAAAAGAGTTTAGCTTTAAAATGGCTAGTCAATCAGCTATAAAAGGGAGAAGTGGAACAGCACTATTTTCTGATATTGTAGTCGATTTTGAGTGCAACTGTCCTAGTGTAGATATTTTAGATGAAGGTCGAATAAATGAAATTCATTTTAGCTTAAAAGATAAAAATATAGCTTTTTTTAATGTCTATTTTCCAAATGGCCAAAGTAGCCAAGAGCGACTTGATTATAAAATGGAGTTTTACGATAGATTTTTAGAGCATTGTGAAAAGTTAAAAAAAGATGGAAAATCAATAATTGTTTGTGGCGATGTAAACACAGCTCACGAAGAAATTGATATAGCAAGACCAAAAGCAAATGAAAATACAAGTGGTTTTTTAAAAATAGAGAGAGATTGGATAACAAAATTTTTAAACCATGGATATATTGATACTTTTAGATTAGTAAATGGTGACTTAAAAGATAAATACTCTTGGTGGAGTTATAGGGCAAATGCTAGGCAAAATAATGTTGGCTGGAGAATTGACTACTTTTATGTGAGTTCTGATTTAAAAGATTTTGTAAAAGATGCCTATATTTTAGATGATATTATGGGAAGTGACCACTGCCCTATTGCTCTTGAGATTGAGATTTAA
- a CDS encoding sulfite exporter TauE/SafE family protein, whose protein sequence is MSELIAIFTSTELVLGIITFLTSVVAAIVGVGGGMILITILPSFLPLNALIPVHGLTQVSSNLSRAFFGYKDIQYKVIPKFLIGSILGIALFAGVLSFISLSYVPLFIGVYILLSLWSEKFNEKIKRYENYYLAGFFQTGLSMVVGATGPLTMTLLLKDYQDKDKVVATGAILMSLTHFLKVVVFIYFGFVFFDYILIIVAMIFGAVFGSFVGTKSRNLIDGKKFTLILKVLLSILAIKLIIDILLKNIYLLF, encoded by the coding sequence ATGTCAGAATTAATTGCTATTTTCACTTCAACAGAGCTTGTTTTGGGGATTATTACTTTTTTAACTTCAGTTGTTGCAGCTATTGTAGGAGTTGGTGGAGGAATGATTTTAATTACTATTTTGCCATCATTTTTACCTTTAAATGCACTTATTCCAGTGCATGGTCTCACTCAAGTAAGTAGCAATTTAAGTCGTGCTTTTTTTGGCTATAAAGATATACAATATAAAGTAATACCAAAATTCCTAATAGGTTCAATTTTAGGAATAGCTCTTTTTGCAGGAGTTTTGAGTTTTATCTCTCTATCATATGTGCCACTTTTTATTGGTGTGTATATTTTACTTTCTCTTTGGAGTGAGAAGTTTAATGAAAAGATTAAAAGATATGAAAATTACTATTTAGCTGGATTTTTCCAAACAGGATTATCTATGGTTGTAGGAGCAACAGGACCACTTACTATGACACTATTACTTAAAGATTATCAGGACAAAGATAAAGTTGTGGCAACAGGAGCTATTTTAATGAGTTTAACTCACTTTTTAAAAGTTGTTGTATTTATCTATTTTGGATTTGTTTTTTTTGATTATATTTTGATAATAGTAGCTATGATTTTTGGAGCAGTTTTTGGAAGTTTTGTAGGAACAAAATCTAGAAATCTAATAGATGGGAAAAAGTTTACACTAATACTTAAAGTTTTATTGTCAATACTAGCTATAAAGTTGATTATAGATATTTTATTAAAAAATATTTACCTCTTATTTTAA